Below is a window of Oncorhynchus clarkii lewisi isolate Uvic-CL-2024 chromosome 19, UVic_Ocla_1.0, whole genome shotgun sequence DNA.
ATCAATGAACACCATATGATTTTGGAATATGGACTAATATCTAATTAATCTTGGTCAATGACATCATCCTACGACACTGGTTAACGGAAGATCTAACGGAGTTCATGTATGATTGATGTTGTGTGGTTTACCTCAACAGAGACCTAAAAGGACATGGATATGAAGCCTCTGATGGTTCTCCTCCTGCTAGCAGGTAATACACTGTGTTTGAGTTTAGCTCCtgtagcagctggtaccaccacctcTCCTGCAACAGCTGTCACTACcactgtgtttgagtgtgttcCTTAGTTTCATTAGGTTAAAAATGTTATGAATAAGGGgggatagatactgtatatagtggatctaggtgttgtataaggggtgatagatactgtatatagtggatctaggtgttgtataaggggtgatagatactgtatatagtggatctaggtgttgtataaggggtgatagatactgtatatagtggatctaggtgttgtataaggtgtgatatatactgtatatagtggatataggtgttgtataaggggtgatagatactgtatatagtggatctaggtgttgtataaggggtgatatatactgtatatagtggatataggtgttgtataaggggtgatagatactgtatatagtggatctaggtgttgtataaggggtgatagatactgtatatagtggatctaggtgttgtataaggggtgatagatactgtatatagtggatctaggtgttgtacagtgtataaggggtgatagatactgtatatagtggatctaggtgttgtataaggggtgatagatactgtatatagtggatctaggtgttgtataaggggtgataggtactgtatatagtggatctaggtgttgtataaggggtgatagatactgtatatagtggatctaggtgttgtataaggggtgatagatactgtatatagtggatctaggtgttgtataaggggtgatatatactgtatatagtggatctaggtgttgtataaggggtgatagatactgtatatagtggatctaggtgttgtataaggagtgatatatactgtatatagtggatctaattgttgtataaggggtgatagatactgtatatagtggatctaggtgttgtataaggggtgatagatactgtatatagtggatctaggtgttgtataaggggtgatagatactgtatatagtggatctaggtgttgtataaggggtgatagatactgtatatagtggatctaggtgttgtataaggggtgatagatactgtatatagtggatctaggtgttgtataaggggtgataggtactgtatatagtggatctaggtgttgtataaggggtgatagatactgtatatagtggatctaggtgttgtataaggggtgatagatactgtatatagtggatatAGGTGTTGTACAGTGTATAaggggtgatagatactgtatatagtggatctaggtgttgtataaggggtgatagatactgtatatagtggatctaggtgttgtttaaggggtgatagatactgtatatagtggatctaggtgttgtataaggggtgatagatactgtatatagtggatctaggtgttgtttaaggggtgatagatactgtatatagtggatctaggtgttgtacagtgtataaggggtgatagatactgtatatagtggatctaggtgttgAATAAGGAGTGAtaggtactgtatatagtggatctaggtgttgtataaggggtgatagatactgtatatagtggatctaggtgttgtataaggggtgatagatactgtatatagtggatctaggtgttgAATAAggagtgatagatactgtatatagtggatctaggtgttgtaCAGTGTATAAGgagtgatatatactgtatatagtggatatAGGTGTTGTAAAAGgggtgatatatactgtatatagtggatctaggtgttgtaCAGTGTATAAGgagtgatatatactgtatatagtggatctaggtgttgtataaggagtgatatatactgtatatagtggatctaattgttgtataaggggtgatagatactgtatatagtggatctaggtgttgtataaggggtgatatatactgtatatagtggatctaggtgttgtataaggggggatagatactgtatatagtggatctaggtgttgtataaggagtgatatatactgtatatagtggatctaggtgttgtaCAGTGTATAAGgagtgatatatactgtatatagtggatctaggtgttgtaCAGTGTATAAGgagtgatatatactgtatatagtggatctaggtgttgtataaggagtgatatatactgtatatagtggatctaggtgttgtacagtgtataaggggtgatatatactgtatatagtggatctaggtgttgtataaggggtgatatatactgtatatagtggatctaggtgttgtacagtgtataaggggtgatagatactgtaaatagtggatctaggtgttgtataaggggtgatatatactgtatatagtggatctaggtgttgtacagtgtataaggggtgatagatactgtaaatagtggatctaggtgttgtataaggggtgatatatactgtatatagtggatctaattgttgtataaggggtgatagatactgtatatagtggatctaggtgttgtataaggggtgatatatactgtatatagtggatctaggtgttgtataaggggtgatagatactgtatatagtggatctaggtgttgtaTAAGGAGTGAtaggtactgtatatagtggatctaggtgttgtataaggggtgatatatactgtatatagtggatctaggtgttgtataaggggggatagatactgtatatagtggatctaggtgttgtagagtgtataaggggtgatatatactgtatatagtggatctaggtgttgtataaggggtgatagatactgtatatagtggatctaggtgttgtataaggggtgatagatactgtatatagtggatctaggtgttgtacagtgtataaggggtgatagatactgtatatagtggatatAGGTGTTGTAAAaggggtgatagatactgtatatagtggatatAGGTGTTGTACATGGTATAATGGGTGATAGATACTGTAAATAGTGGAGTGGAATGTTTTATTGTCTTAAATTATTCTAAATTGTTTTCTTACTGGACTAGTGTGTACAATATCAGCCACAACCGCCGCTCCTGCATCAGCTGTCCCCACCTCCACCAATCAGACAGCAGCTGTCCCCACCTCCAATCAGACAGCAGCTGTCcccacctccactcagacagcagctgtccccacctccactcagacagcagctgtgaccacctccactcagacagcagctgtccccacctccactcagacagcagctgtgaccacctccactcagacagcagctgtcccCACCTCCAATCAGGCAGCAGCTGTCcccacctccactcagacagcagctgtcccCACCTCCAATCAGGCAGCAGCTGTCcccacctccactcagacagcagttgtccccacctccactcagacagcagctgtcaccaccaccactcagacagcagctgtcaccaccttcactcagacagcagctgtcaacacctccactcagacagcagctgtcaacaccacctctctgtcagcagctgtcaccaccaacgCAGTTCCGGCAACAGCTGTCAACACCACCTCTCtgtcagcagctgtcaccaccaatgCAGCTCCGGCAACAGCATTCACCACAGCAGCTCCGACAGCAGGTGTCACCAAGCCAACTCCGGCAGCAGTCACCACTGCAGCTCCGGAACCAGCTGTCACCACCAACCCTCAGGCAGACGCTGTCACCACCAACCCTCAGGCAGAAGATGTCACCACCAACCCTCAGGCAGAAGCTGTCACCACCTCCACTCCGGCAGCAGCTGTCCCCACCACCtctcagacagcagctgtcaccaccaccaatCTGGCAggagctgtcaccaccaccgctcagacagcagctgtcaccacctccACTCAGGCAGAAGCTGTCACCACCAACCCTCAGGAAGacactgtcaccaccaacccTCAGGCAGAAGCTGTCACCACCAACCCTCAGGCAGAAGCTGTCACCACCAACCCTCAGGCAGACGCTGTCACCACCAACcctcagacagcagctgtcaccacctccactcagacagcagctgtcaccacctccactcagacagcagctgtccccacctccaccactcagacagcagctgtcaccaccacagcAGCTCAGGCAGAAGCTGTCcccacctccactcagacagcagctgtcccAACCACCtctcagacagcagctgtcaccacctccactcagacagcagctgtcaccacctccactcagacagcagctgtcccaacctccactcagacagcagctgtcaccaccaccaatcctgcagcagctgtcaccacctccactcagacagcagctgtcaccacctccactcagacagcagctgtccccacctccactcagacagcagctgtcaccaccaccactcagacagcagctgtcaccacctccactcagactgcagctgtccccacctccactcagacagcagatgtcaccacctccactcagacagcagctgtcaccaccaccactcagacagcagctgtcaccacctccactcagacagcagctgt
It encodes the following:
- the LOC139375502 gene encoding uncharacterized protein, with the protein product MDMKPLMVLLLLAVCTISATTAAPASAVPTSTNQTAAVPTSNQTAAVPTSTQTAAVPTSTQTAAVTTSTQTAAVPTSTQTAAVTTSTQTAAVPTSNQAAAVPTSTQTAAVPTSNQAAAVPTSTQTATAAVNTTSLSAAVTTNAVPATAVNTTSLSAAVTTNAAPATAFTTAAPTAGVTKPTPAAVTTAAPEPAVTTNPQADAVTTNPQAEDVTTNPQAEAVTTSTPAAAVPTTSQTAAVTTTNLAGAVTTTAQTAAVTTSTQAEAVTTNPQEDTVTTNPQAEAVTTNPQAEAVTTNPQADAVTTNPQTAAVTTSTQTAAVTTSTQTAAVPTSTTQTAAVTTTAAQAEAVPTSTQTAAVPTTSQTAAVTTSTQTAAVTTSTQTAATAAVTTTSQTAAVTTNAAPATAVTTNPQAEAVTTNPQAEAVNTTSLQQLSPPPLRQQLSPPPLRQHLSPPPLRQQLSPPTLRQQLSPPPLRQQLSSPPLRQQLSLPPLRQHLSPTQLQQKLSPSLIQQQLSPPHL